The nucleotide sequence AGGATCTCGCCTTGGCTGTTGATGCCGACGCCAATCGGGTAATTTGTGATGCCTTCACCACCAATCTGGCGAAGGTACTGTCCTGTGTAGTTAAACACCTTCACGCAGTGGGCGCGATTATCACTTATAAAGATCTCTTCTTTGTCGTTCACAACGACTCCGTTGGGAAACTCCAGGTGCTTTGAGCAGCCGAACTTATGCAACGTGTTGCCATACTGATCGAAAATGATGACCCTCATCACTTTGCACTCGACTATGATGATCCTGCCTTTGTTGTCGATAGCAACGCCTCGTGGATGCTGCAAGATATTGGCCCCGAATTTTCGGACAAACTGTCCATACTGATTGTAAACCTGAATTTGGTGAGTAGGACTTCTCTCTGTAACAATGATATCCCCCGAGGTCTTCACTGCAGCCACACGGTTCGGATACAATAACTGCCCATCTCGCTTGCCACATTCACCAAACTGGAATTTGAATCTTCCCTCCTTGTCGAAGATCTGAATCCTGTGGTTGTTGGTGTCGGCTACGACTATGTCATTCTGAGCATTGACGGCCACACCGCTTGGTTCTGTAAACTGACCCTCCATGACTCCAAACTCTCCAAACTTGCAGTGGTAGATCATCTTCTGGCGCTTTATCTGAGACTTCGGTGGATACAGGTTGGTCGAAATCAGTTTGCTTGTGATATCCATCAGAGGATAGGTGCTGGTCGAGAACACATCAATTCCATTCTGGAAAATATCAAGGCCGCCACTTGACCATTTCTCATACAGGTTGGTATCACCGTTTGTCGTGAAGGTGTCAGTAGTTGGAAATAAGAGATTGTTCTCAAAGGCGGGGTTGGTGCCAAAACTGGTGGTCGTCACATAGTCTTTGGGTTCAATGGTTGGAACTGGGTCAAAAAGATGACCATTGAGCGAGCCATTCATGCCATTCATGTGCGAATTACTGAGCGTGATTGGTGGAGGGCTAATGGAGTTTATGGTTGTGTTAACCACTCCATTAGGTCGAGCAATCGGCTGTTGAGGTTTAGCAATGATATGTGAGACGTCGCTGGGCCCTTCTCGAACATAGCCAAACGTGTTCCTAACTCCCGTCTGAATCGCCTGGAAGTTGGATATGAACTCAATGTCGTGGTAGCTTTCGTTATCGGTGTCGGGAGAGAAGTTGAACAAATTTTGGAACCGCTGTTCTACGATGTTCTTAAACATTAATGCCTCTGGGGTCGTGGCGAATTTCGTTATTTTGTCCACAAATTCAGTCCCACAATACAGCTTGTCAATGTGTTCCTGAATCTTCAATCCCAGATTGTTGATTAGAAGCTGCTTACTGTTGAAGGCCTGGTCAAGTTCTTTCAACGATTCAGACTTTCTCTCGTCCAGCATGGCCCGATAGAAATTGTATGTATCGTTAATGTCATTCTGGGCCTTGTGGTACTGGACCTGAAGTCGGCTGGCAATGTGGTCGATGCTCTTAGCGCAGGTTTTCAGTTCGCACACTTTCATCTTGGCGTCCTGCTCAATCAAGTGCATCTGGGCGATCTGTTTGTCTCCTGCATCAGACAGGAACTGACAGTCATGACCTCTGCCATGCTCAAACATTGTACACTCCTTACAGATTGGGATGGAACAGGTCTTGCAGTAGAACTTAAGCTCCTCCTGCTTGTGGCGAGGGCAGTACAGCGGCTTACCCATCTTGCCGTTCTCCTTGTTGTTCCTCAGGTCCGTCAGGCTGCTCACGCGGTGGCCCTCGAAACAATGCATAAACTGGTGTGCCATTACGCAGTTTGCACACAAGAAGTTTGCGCAATCAAAGCACCGAGCAACTGCATTTGTGTCTTTGCTTTTACATCCGGTACAGTGTAAGGCACTGGTGACAAGGGCAGTCTTCTCCAGAAGATTACTCACTGCATAGTCAGGCAGTAAGCCGCTTAGGCCATTGGCGTTGAGGAACGTGTCCTGGTGGCAGTCCGGGCACGTAATCTTGTCCGGGATCTCTTGGCTTTTCTCCAGGCACGATTGGCAGAACGTGTGGAAGCAGCTTAATACTTTGGGTATTGAGAAGGTTTCGTTGCAGACTGTGCAGCGTAGGTTCGGGTTGCCGGCCGACTCCATCTCGGAATCGGAGGAGTTGGAGGCGGTGGTCACCGTGTCACTCTGGGATGGAGTCGGTGAAGCCATATTGGAATCAGGCGTACTTCTATCTGATGATGATTCTGAAAGTACACAAAGGGGGGTAACTTAAAacctttaaaaaacaaaacttagaTGTTACCTGTCATCACCAGGTTATGCGATGTTTACGAATCACtagatttaaatgtttaatcagTTTTGAGCCAATGATTCTCCTAGAGGAACAGCATACAGTACTCAAACTTATATATACAAGCTTGCTTTGTTTCCATGTTATGACGAATAGACtagcagcgattttcctccttctttataaagtaccggtaaacggtactttcccaatcaaacgaaaattcccaaattcccaaaacggtactttcccaatcgagcgaaaattcccaaattcccaatcggcatctggaaaaattccaatcagcgtccgaattttttctcaaaacgatagaaagtttcgtaaaaaaaccaactttcggcgagcgaacaaagaaaatcgtatagttgtgtgtaaccacgcgctcgattaatttcgggttttattattcagcgcattcaatcaatagagttgttactgtttccggttcttttgccaggcagccagcgtactgttttacgtcggtttgtaaccttatcgtagtttgaaatgagtcataatagcaaatattatgccaaaaaaccaatcggaaccttctatcacaggacacattgacagcaataatgatgctgtgcagggagggatgcaagcaactgagtgatgatcaaacatcaaagattgttgaaattttcacaaaaatgaaagagagagacattgctttaaaagagattaaaacaacaagtaattgatttggtgtgttctttataatattttgttatttatataaactttataacttaatggtcattaaggcatgcctgcaaatgattatttaaatggatatgttcaattaagtatgaactgtatgatgtattcaataagacccaaacttcacgacgcgattttcccaatttcaggatttcactactcgatttttcccaattttgaggttttcacgactcaatttttcccaatcggaccggtacgggtacttttcccaattggacaaggaaaatcgctgactaGTACTGAAGAGAAAGATTGCACTTCACAAATTCTATTTATGACCTTGGCATAACAGCATGTCTTCTTGGCATAGCTTTAAGTTCAGATTATTAGGCAGTGTATTCTTGTTTTACAATGAACAACTAAAAACATGCATCACTGATTCATGAATGATTAGCCAAAATGTTTGGTATAAATCACTGTTATTGGCCATGAATGTTACCAGTGATCAATAGTAATGCAAAATATCCAAAGGCAATAAATAAACACACTCCACATTTCTGACAAAATACGCCAACTTCCCCCTGATTCAATTTTGCTGAATAAATTCAAAGGCATACAGAACACACTACACGTTGAATACATTACAGGAAACATTTTTTCTCACCACTGATGCATAACCAGCACTGGCTACATGATTTCACAGACACTCTGTTGCTTTCCCCAGCTGGTTTGTATCAACCGGCTATTAAAACATAAACCATTAATATCAAATATATCCCAATGGCAGACCAGAAAGACACCAAGTACAGAAGCCACTTCACCTCCCAACAAGAGCACTTCAGCTAATTGCAGAATGGCACAGCAACTAGTATAATTACAAGACTCAAGATTTATTTTATTCCCCGAACCAAGCCACAATCAGACCGCAGGACATGCTTACATCACAAAAAACCTAGCGGTCTGTGTCTGCCgaatacttaacccatttatgcctagtcgactctcccatccttctaaattggatcaatttatttccaaaattagggatgtctagtatatttatttctatattcagaatatttcttacagaaattcctttaagcaaacagcgcagaccctgatgagacgctgcatcatgcggtgtctcatctgggtatacgccgtttgccaaggccttttttctagacgctaggcataaatgggttaaagctaTTTTTGCAGACGGAATGTGGCTGAATTTTGATGAAATTGATAAAAGTATGTTTTGTGAAAATTACATTTACCTCTATAACATCAAAATGTATccttatggtgtttttttttcattcaaaatgggGTCTGGTAACTGGACCCATTcccaatagaaaaaagtatatatttttccccaaatggGAGCTCAaaattccccccaaaaaattgtgttgtttttttttagatcaatattttgttcatctcccatccatataagatcaaccttagtaaatataatccTGACAAAAATCGTTCGCCGGAAGTTTTCgccaaacgattattttattcgccgaatttgctaaattttcgcCATTGGCGAATCTGGCGAACAGCAGCGGGAGCCctgcatacatgtacaatgttacTATGAAACACTGATAAATAATTATAACCAGGATAGAAAACTAACAATGTCCTTCCACACTGAGAACTTGAGACGCGTTCAAATTTCCGTCAGAGATGCTCTATTAACCAAACATAGTACATGTACCTTGAAAAAGTGTGTCAATGTCTAGACTCCAATATCTGTCCCAGAAGTCATTATATGTCTTGGAACACAACTTCATGGCCTTCACGTCAATGTCATGAAGCTCGATCAGTTTTAACGCACTCACTTGGAAATCCATTTAATTTGAACACAAAATAGGTCTAGTActgaaaaatgtttttgttttacaatcGAAGAGattattgttgttattgctgAAATATGAACTGTGCAACAACTTAATTTTTGTCAACAGTCTTTGCTttgtaacagttttattaaaaatCTATTCCATCATTTTTAAATTGTCTAACTGTGCGCACTTCTGCTAGCTTCCataagaaatgattttatgaCATTGATGTACTGGTATATATACTGTAAGACCGAACAGACAAAAACTTGATAAAGTTGAATGCACTCTGAAGTGTGTGCTATCTTTCCTAGAGAGCATTTCCTAAGTCAAACAGCCACTGTATTGGTTTTCCCTACCTATTTCATATGTCAATGTCCTTTTAAACAGTTTACAATCCTATCAATCATACAATGCTATGTATTTTGGGTGTAAAGTATGCTTAAGGTGTAAGAGAGTGATTGAGTTAAAATTTAAACGAATCACTTCACCAAGAAATGTTTGTATAACGTGATATTGTTAGCCTCCCCCTCCCAACCCCTCAACACAACTTTGTAATAAGGCACCATCATGTgcacatgaccttgacctttgatctcaaaATCTTTAGGGGTCTTCCatctagagctgcaacgattcaccagcatcttgattcgattcgattttgatttcagacactccgataccgattttttcaatttgattcttctgcctcaaaataaacatttcttttcaaaagtgtcgcatacctagatatcttgggcatttgtcaaattgtgtgtttgtttgatatagtttggttggttcaacagtgttttaataaaagctgcgccatgagcgcatgatacgcccgtcgtttgccaatgaagtagtaaggtaataaataaccctttgaatcatttttttacttcagtttatttgtattttaatacatggtttattttataagtacatgagcatggaaatcacgaaattttgacgaacaaagtcccataactctggaacgacaattcagaattccgtcaaaaacgaaaggggatcagggtttatcaatattaagattgtgttgaaatttgaaaaaaatccatcgaaggatatttgagctacagtaggacattcaatgaaatcacgaaattttgacgaacaaagtcccataactctggaacgacaatgcagaattccgtcaaaaacgaaaggggatcagggtttatcaatattaagattgtgttaaaatttgaagaaaatctgtcaaaggatatttgacgtagcgtacgacattaacagacggacggacggacggacgcggggtataccataatacgtcccgtcatagacgggcgtataaaaactgttgagtgttaaattaacatttgtaagaaatattttgcaagaaactgccaattgtctttcaaactatgtcaatatttaaataaaacacataatcaagaatagcaaattaggactcaattttaatataaaaaacttctgactagaagattgtgttgaatacacaataatttaaaattaaataaataatcataagaacatctggaatcagtggagtgatattactatcactattatacatTGCACTTATATTCAAAACCGCTACAAGCATGTCTACCAATGTGCCGTGACAgtatcacctgttacctgtaggacaaagcacattctctaataaacttaacaaattcccaacagaaatagaactacttttctggctggcgacttgagtagttgcacttgtgctacctcttagtcttgctaaatcaacgttatgtttgcatccgtgaagcaaaatttacactttgctttatcgggagggctaccatcctgaaacccaaaatactgccacatttttttattttagcttcttagacgcatctgataatttcaatttgtaggccacaacttgttcagccattttgacgctttttccgaaagtagaccataacgcgcttattgattggatgactaacgtaataagcagccaatcgcacgcgtcgtaattacaggtaaagataaaacctacatctttccgtatcaaatagtcagaatacagcaagctttacgtatctatgtatatatatgtctatatgttaaagaatcgaatcgaatttggtaggtttggtatcgtaattgAATCGACGCATTTCAAGccgattttcgatgcatcggatcgaatcgttgcagctctacttcCATCCCTAAAGAATAACTAACCAACTAATTTGTTAGATCCTGGGCTAAAATTTTCACTTGATGGCATTTAGATTTGTATTAGCCAGGGCTTACTCACCcattcacaaaacaagagattgccaagcaataatgtcccctaccggtgaaactccaccattgtcagtatttatttatttttatatttgttgccataacaaccagaattcttgacgtagctaggttggcgctaaggaaaagaACAGAGTCGCcaaatctaggggggtccgggggcatgcccccacCCCTCCCCTGGAAATTttagtattttatgtaaatttttagtattttaatatcAGCGATGTTTCTGGCGACTTATACGGCCTGAAAATAGGCATTTAGAGTGTGCTTTTGTAAAGAATAGGGTCTTTTTTTCAATCgacaatttcatgaaaatcttatttttattcgccagctaggaattgtaatcgccaatggcgatttcggcgatcggtaacgctaacgtagcgtcggaacaaaatgaaatgacgtgcataatctccatattgccatctatccatgtttcaagtttcatgaaaaatgaatacggtttttgtcactgtgaccttgacctttgacctagtgacctgaaaatcaataggggtcatctaccagtgatgatcaatgtacctatgaagtttcatgatcctaggcctaattattcttgagttatcatcaggaaaccattttacggtcttgagtcactgtgaccttgacctttgacctagtgacctgaaaattaataggggttatcTTCCAGTCATTAtcatttacctatgaagtttcatgatcctaggcgtaagcattcttgagttatcatctggaaaccattttactatttccagtcactgtgaccttgacctttgacctagtgacctgaaaatcaataggggtcatctgcgagtcatgatcaatctacctatcaagtttcatgatcctaggcctatgtgttcttgagttatcatccggaaaccattttactattttgggtcaatgtgaccttgacctttgacctagtgacctgaaaatcaataagggtcacctgcgagtcatgatcaatctacctatcaagtttcatgatcctaggccaaggcgttcttgagttatcatccggaaaccattttactattttgggtcaccgtgaccttgacctttgacctagtgacctcaaaatcactaggggtcatctgcgattcatgatctatgtacctatgaagtttcatgatcctaggcccaagcgttcttaagttatcatcctgaaaccacctggtggacggaccgaccgacagaccgaccaacatgtgcaaagcaatataccccctcttcttcgaagggggcataataagcagTAAAaattaaatccattttttttttaccttcaaTAAATGTTACTGCGCATGCGCACCAAACACTTCGTCCTAAGCGAGTTAATATGTCAAAAGCTTTTACGGTTAAACGAAAACACTTTCTGCAACTCAGATTGTTGTAATCGGTGTATTAACAGTTCTTTCTCTATCAAATTTACGCGTAATAGTGCAGTTTCATTCATTTATGTATCTTTGTGGCcagtttgttgacatttgtagttTAAATCTGAGTTGGCATATAGTTTGGCGACCAGGAAATACTTGACATCtgaaattttctaaaatatacatacaatttttGAATTTTCATTGATGAATTGCGTTGTTTTTAATACTgtgtgttgtgatttgttagtgTTCATCAGCGTCTGACACCAACAGGAGTTCAGGACTCCTAAAATGAGACCGGATcacttttttgtcatttttatttttcattttgtttatccAATTATAATTATGTCGACAAATTTGAGTTAAACAAGTGATGCTTCGGTCCTTATGAATCCCTGTCCGGTCCTGCATGTTTTTAGTCTACAAtgtacttttgggaatgtctgataTTGTAAATATACTTTCTACGTCatggtattttttatatttattttacacgCTACTCTGACAGCTATGTTCCAATAAGCTAAAAGGATTTTAAAATAGTCTTGAACATacttttgaataaaaaatgtcCTTCTGATAAATATTTTTGGAATTATTGTACATAAATCTTCGTAACAAACAAAACAGTAAATTTAGTTATGCACCTATTTTACAAATGTTATTCAACCACACACctgaaacaaaaacatcattaatTTTCCTCATGGCCACGAGTGGCGTAGTTCAACGACCATTTTAAGGTCTGATAACCCCAAACTATTTACTACTGCTTCTATGAGTATTAAATTTTATGAGAGGTCATTGCCCAACCTgaagtataaatatataatgtttacaaTCACGTTATATCAACAACCACATATCGTACTGTATAAGTGGAAATGCCTTtgataagtttgtttttttaaacagatgATAAGAAGGCGTTGCCGATTTTATTACgtaaaaatacattgaaaatcAATTATAGACGTactgaaacattcttactttgaatAATGATTTTTATAACTTAAAATTCTTAACGAAATAgcatttttataattatgatgtAGTAATTGCAtgtctgtaaaattgtattacacttTTCTAATAAACATCTATATAATCGAAATAATCACCAGTAAACATGATAATCAAATTTAAACTTAGAATAAGGTTAAATATCAAGCAATGATCACATACAACTTGCAAGTACAATTGCACACAACACATAAAAAGGCCATTCTTTACTTCTATTTCAGTTACACTTCATCCAAACTCGATGTTTCACCCAGTAGCAAACAAAGACAGCTCTCCGACCAGTATCAAATTTCCAAAAGCCCATGGGTCTATGCTAAGCTTTGTGTTAGTGTAGCTATAGAGTCAGTCAGCTTAGGTGTTCTGTCACGCAGGACCCGATGACAGCTTGTGGTCACAACAGTTGCTACACAGAGAAAATCCTACAAAAACATGCGTCTTTGCCTAACATGTATCAATCAATCAACTAagatattatgataaaaaattaaatcatttttGTCACTTGAAAACAGAAGGTACTGTCAGCAGTGCATTCTCAGGTAGTAATATAAGGGTTTAAATCTACGCAACAAACACATGGTACACAGAGAAACCAATGAGCATCAATCACCACAATGCACAAAACATGCAGCCTCGATTTTACCTCTCAGcattatgcatgtacatgtacaaaatggGGCCACAGAAGGGACCATGCATACATGTTTGTTGCAAAAATAAAGCCTATTCAAGTATGCTCAAATGTGTAGCAGAGTCGCAGCAGATACACATTGTCAGTGAACAACTCAGCAGAGCATACATGATAAACCTGCAACAAACACTTAGAGAAAATAATAAAGCTAGTTATTAAACCCCTAGACTTGAAAGCAATCAATTATGGGGAGAAAGGCAGCCAACAAAGAAACAAGGAGACATTGATGATTAATCCAGCTGACTAGGGCCTTTCCACACCATCTGGTCCTGGGATTTTATCCAAACACTGCCGACTGAGAAAGCATAACATGTTCTATGGACTGCAGAACATGGTTACAAACAATTTCTGGAAGATAATAgggaaataaatgctcattattGGTTGACATCTTTCTCTTCCCCATGCATAGATTAACCTTTGTTGTGTACATGTTAATTCAGGGCCTTCTTTTGTTCTCATGGCTTATAAATAAATGCAGGCATTTCTATAAATTATTTCGGACCATCTCACCaaaatttaaatgtcaaatgaATTGAGTAAAAATTAAATGATCCTACTATCTGAGGTTCACAAACCCCTTGTTTTGCATAAAATAAGCATGATTATAGCCATCATTTTAGCAACACCTTgatgaacaataaaataaagcGAGTGGAATTTTTGTTCAATGATGTTTCTAAAAATATCTGCAACGTATTGAATTTTAAGTAACATCACAAAGAGTGACATTTGTGCAGATATTTTTGCATGATGGTTGATGGTAGTGTTAAATATTTAGATTATTTGTAGGATGAATTCAATGGTATAACACACTAGAATAACTGATATTGATTATTTTCTAAAACTAACCAGAAATGCTACATCTTTACAAATATTCAAACATTCCATTCTTTATTGAGGTGTATCTATAG is from Dreissena polymorpha isolate Duluth1 chromosome 14, UMN_Dpol_1.0, whole genome shotgun sequence and encodes:
- the LOC127857687 gene encoding brain tumor protein-like isoform X2, giving the protein MSSEGNIFITATSYKSSSDRSTPDSNMASPTPSQSDTVTTASNSSDSEMESAGNPNLRCTVCNETFSIPKVLSCFHTFCQSCLEKSQEIPDKITCPDCHQDTFLNANGLSGLLPDYAVSNLLEKTALVTSALHCTGCKSKDTNAVARCFDCANFLCANCVMAHQFMHCFEGHRVSSLTDLRNNKENGKMGKPLYCPRHKQEELKFYCKTCSIPICKECTMFEHGRGHDCQFLSDAGDKQIAQMHLIEQDAKMKVCELKTCAKSIDHIASRLQVQYHKAQNDINDTYNFYRAMLDERKSESLKELDQAFNSKQLLINNLGLKIQEHIDKLYCGTEFVDKITKFATTPEALMFKNIVEQRFQNLFNFSPDTDNESYHDIEFISNFQAIQTGVRNTFGYVREGPSDVSHIIAKPQQPIARPNGVVNTTINSISPPPITLSNSHMNGMNGSLNGHLFDPVPTIEPKDYVTTTSFGTNPAFENNLLFPTTDTFTTNGDTNLYEKWSSGGLDIFQNGIDVFSTSTYPLMDITSKLISTNLYPPKSQIKRQKMIYHCKFGEFGVMEGQFTEPSGVAVNAQNDIVVADTNNHRIQIFDKEGRFKFQFGECGKRDGQLLYPNRVAAVKTSGDIIVTERSPTHQIQVYNQYGQFVRKFGANILQHPRGVAIDNKGRIIIVECKVMRVIIFDQYGNTLHKFGCSKHLEFPNGVVVNDKEEIFISDNRAHCVKVFNYTGQYLRQIGGEGITNYPIGVGINSQGEILVADNHNNFNLTIFTQDGQLINALESKVKHAQCFDVALMDDGSVVLASKDYRLYIYRYAQIPSLGM
- the LOC127857687 gene encoding brain tumor protein-like isoform X1, translating into MLDLFIANVMRPFALCESSSDRSTPDSNMASPTPSQSDTVTTASNSSDSEMESAGNPNLRCTVCNETFSIPKVLSCFHTFCQSCLEKSQEIPDKITCPDCHQDTFLNANGLSGLLPDYAVSNLLEKTALVTSALHCTGCKSKDTNAVARCFDCANFLCANCVMAHQFMHCFEGHRVSSLTDLRNNKENGKMGKPLYCPRHKQEELKFYCKTCSIPICKECTMFEHGRGHDCQFLSDAGDKQIAQMHLIEQDAKMKVCELKTCAKSIDHIASRLQVQYHKAQNDINDTYNFYRAMLDERKSESLKELDQAFNSKQLLINNLGLKIQEHIDKLYCGTEFVDKITKFATTPEALMFKNIVEQRFQNLFNFSPDTDNESYHDIEFISNFQAIQTGVRNTFGYVREGPSDVSHIIAKPQQPIARPNGVVNTTINSISPPPITLSNSHMNGMNGSLNGHLFDPVPTIEPKDYVTTTSFGTNPAFENNLLFPTTDTFTTNGDTNLYEKWSSGGLDIFQNGIDVFSTSTYPLMDITSKLISTNLYPPKSQIKRQKMIYHCKFGEFGVMEGQFTEPSGVAVNAQNDIVVADTNNHRIQIFDKEGRFKFQFGECGKRDGQLLYPNRVAAVKTSGDIIVTERSPTHQIQVYNQYGQFVRKFGANILQHPRGVAIDNKGRIIIVECKVMRVIIFDQYGNTLHKFGCSKHLEFPNGVVVNDKEEIFISDNRAHCVKVFNYTGQYLRQIGGEGITNYPIGVGINSQGEILVADNHNNFNLTIFTQDGQLINALESKVKHAQCFDVALMDDGSVVLASKDYRLYIYRYAQIPSLGM